From a single Couchioplanes caeruleus genomic region:
- a CDS encoding aldehyde dehydrogenase family protein, producing MNDVEQLIGDTWGPGGSDRTLTVLNPETGDPVTAVKVSSEADVAAAVKAARDAAAGWARTAPAARAAALHAAADAVEAAADELAELMNQEMGKPVGGARDSIGAGVGTLRQYAELGPTHRGRSLAGNDEAIDLMAYGPRGVVAVVTPWNDPVAVSCGLLGAALVTGNTVVYKPSERTPATGWRLAQLLAPHVPAGVLSLVNGDGPVGAALASSEVDVVAHVGSTATGRAIAAACATTGAKALLENGGSDPLIVDADVDPRWAAEQAALGSFANSGQICVSVERIYVHRDVAGPFLEALAEQARTWAGDIGPLVDTRLRDGVHAQVTAAVEAGARVLTGGEVPDGPGAYYPPTVLADCTDDMAVLREETFGPVAPVATVDSFGEALARAADSPYGLAATVLTGSMSHAQQAWRELPAGTVKINAVFGGAPGGAAHPRRGSGQGFGYGPELLDEMTVTKAVHIEAPPAGW from the coding sequence ATGAATGACGTCGAACAGCTGATCGGTGACACCTGGGGACCGGGCGGCTCGGACCGTACGCTGACCGTTTTGAACCCTGAGACCGGCGATCCGGTGACCGCCGTGAAGGTCTCCTCGGAGGCCGACGTGGCCGCGGCGGTCAAGGCGGCGCGGGACGCGGCGGCCGGCTGGGCCCGGACGGCGCCGGCGGCCCGCGCTGCCGCCCTGCACGCGGCGGCGGACGCGGTCGAGGCCGCCGCGGACGAGCTCGCCGAGCTGATGAACCAGGAGATGGGCAAGCCCGTCGGCGGCGCCCGCGACTCGATCGGCGCGGGCGTCGGCACGCTGCGCCAGTACGCCGAGCTGGGCCCCACCCACCGCGGCCGCAGCCTGGCCGGCAACGACGAGGCGATCGACCTGATGGCGTACGGCCCCCGCGGCGTCGTCGCCGTCGTCACCCCGTGGAACGACCCGGTGGCGGTGTCCTGCGGGCTGCTCGGCGCGGCCCTGGTCACCGGCAACACGGTGGTCTACAAGCCCAGTGAGCGCACCCCCGCGACCGGCTGGCGGCTCGCGCAGCTCCTCGCCCCGCATGTCCCGGCCGGCGTGCTGTCGCTGGTCAACGGCGACGGTCCGGTGGGCGCGGCGCTCGCGTCGTCCGAGGTGGACGTCGTCGCGCACGTCGGCTCCACCGCGACCGGCCGGGCCATCGCGGCGGCCTGCGCGACCACCGGCGCCAAGGCGCTGCTGGAGAACGGCGGCAGCGACCCGCTGATCGTCGACGCGGACGTCGACCCGCGGTGGGCGGCCGAACAGGCGGCCCTCGGCTCGTTCGCCAACTCGGGGCAGATCTGCGTCTCCGTCGAGCGCATCTACGTGCACCGCGACGTGGCCGGGCCGTTCCTCGAGGCCCTCGCGGAGCAGGCGCGGACGTGGGCCGGCGACATCGGACCGTTGGTGGACACCCGGCTGCGCGACGGCGTGCATGCGCAGGTGACGGCGGCGGTCGAGGCGGGCGCTCGGGTGCTCACCGGCGGCGAGGTGCCGGACGGGCCGGGCGCGTACTACCCGCCGACCGTGCTCGCGGACTGCACCGACGACATGGCCGTGCTGCGCGAGGAGACGTTCGGGCCGGTAGCACCCGTCGCGACCGTCGACTCGTTCGGCGAGGCGCTGGCGCGGGCGGCGGACTCCCCGTACGGGCTGGCCGCCACCGTGCTGACCGGCTCGATGAGCCACGCGCAGCAGGCATGGCGGGAACTACCGGCCGGCACGGTGAAGATCAACGCGGTGTTCGGCGGGGCGCCCGGCGGCGCGGCGCACCCGCGCCGGGGCAGCGGTCAGGGCTTCGGGTACGGCCCGGAGCTGCTCGACGAGATGACCGTCACCAAGGCCGTGCACATCGAGGCCCCGCCGGCCGGCTGGTGA
- a CDS encoding DUF3618 domain-containing protein, with product MAEEPDRLRQEIEATRASLTRDVDMLAEKTSPKQVAKRRWTAVKEKVMGTTDQARYSTSNAAGGVQDKARDVAGTVQDKAHDVAGTVQDKAHDVAGTVQDKAHDVAESVRNAPQAVTQQTQGNPLAAGIIAFGVGMLAATLIPATDAEKRAGAQLKEHSGDLTDKVKDVASELKDDVQGTVQQAAGQLKETAQDAAQTTKQQAQSSAQDAKEQSKQAVADARS from the coding sequence ATGGCTGAAGAACCCGACCGGCTGAGGCAGGAGATCGAGGCGACGCGGGCCTCGCTGACGCGCGACGTGGACATGCTGGCCGAGAAGACCAGCCCCAAGCAGGTCGCGAAGCGGCGCTGGACCGCGGTGAAGGAGAAGGTCATGGGTACCACCGATCAGGCCAGGTACAGCACGTCGAACGCCGCGGGGGGCGTGCAGGACAAGGCGCGCGACGTCGCCGGGACGGTGCAGGACAAGGCGCACGACGTCGCGGGGACCGTGCAGGACAAGGCGCACGACGTCGCCGGGACCGTGCAGGACAAGGCGCACGACGTCGCGGAGTCGGTACGCAACGCCCCGCAGGCGGTGACCCAGCAGACGCAGGGCAACCCGCTCGCCGCCGGCATCATCGCGTTCGGCGTGGGCATGCTGGCCGCGACGCTGATCCCGGCCACCGACGCCGAGAAGCGCGCCGGCGCGCAGCTCAAGGAGCACAGTGGCGACCTGACCGACAAGGTCAAGGACGTCGCGAGCGAGCTGAAGGACGACGTCCAGGGCACCGTGCAGCAGGCCGCCGGCCAGCTGAAGGAGACCGCCCAGGACGCCGCGCAGACGACCAAGCAGCAGGCTCAGTCCTCGGCGCAGGACGCCAAGGAGCAGAGCAAGCAGGCCGTCGCCGACGCCCGGTCCTAG
- a CDS encoding glycosyltransferase: protein MNILLWHVHGSWTTSFVHGKHRYLVPVNAARDQWGLGRARTFDWPETVEEVDIGALTPDDVDVIILQRPDELERVAHLPAPRIYVEHNTPKGDVPNSRHPMADRDDLVVAHVTHFNELFWDTGATRTTVIEHGVVEPRARYTGELDRLAVVTNEPVRRNRVTGTDLMPRFTPVAPLDVYGMGVGGLNLDRVTAYDDPPQARMHEEIAKRRAYLHLCRWTSLGLSLIEAMQIGMPVLALATTEAIAAVPNDAGVLSTRAGTLVEAAQWLIDEPDAARRLGERARQVALARYGLDRFLADWDRLLEEETCA, encoded by the coding sequence GTGAACATCCTGCTCTGGCACGTCCACGGGTCCTGGACGACGTCGTTCGTCCACGGCAAGCACCGCTACCTCGTGCCCGTCAACGCGGCCCGCGACCAGTGGGGCCTCGGCCGCGCCCGGACCTTCGACTGGCCGGAGACGGTGGAGGAGGTCGACATCGGCGCGCTGACGCCGGACGACGTCGACGTGATCATCCTGCAGCGCCCCGACGAGCTGGAACGGGTCGCGCACCTGCCGGCGCCGAGGATCTACGTCGAGCACAACACGCCCAAGGGCGACGTACCCAACTCCCGGCACCCGATGGCCGACCGCGACGACCTGGTCGTCGCGCACGTCACCCACTTCAACGAGCTGTTCTGGGACACCGGCGCGACCCGCACCACGGTCATCGAGCACGGCGTCGTGGAGCCGAGGGCGCGCTACACCGGCGAGCTCGACCGCCTCGCGGTCGTCACCAACGAGCCGGTACGCCGCAACCGCGTCACCGGCACCGACCTCATGCCGCGCTTCACGCCGGTCGCGCCCCTGGACGTGTACGGCATGGGCGTCGGCGGCCTGAACCTCGACCGGGTCACCGCGTACGACGACCCGCCGCAGGCGCGGATGCACGAGGAGATCGCGAAGCGGCGCGCGTACCTGCACCTGTGCCGCTGGACCTCGCTGGGGCTCAGCCTCATCGAGGCGATGCAGATCGGGATGCCGGTCCTCGCCCTCGCCACCACCGAGGCCATCGCCGCCGTGCCGAACGACGCGGGCGTGCTATCCACCCGCGCCGGCACGCTCGTGGAGGCGGCGCAGTGGCTGATCGACGAGCCGGACGCCGCCCGCCGGCTCGGCGAGCGGGCCCGGCAGGTCGCCCTCGCGCGCTACGGCCTCGACCGCTTCCTCGCGGACTGGGACCGCCTGCTGGAGGAGGAAACATGCGCATAG
- a CDS encoding MarR family winged helix-turn-helix transcriptional regulator has protein sequence MSASEDPVRVAEELRSAMGDFVRHVREHDTMPRSQTAVLGHLDRAGALSIAELARRERVRHQSMTRTVGLLAEQGLVTLGPGEADRRQVVVTVTPEGVRRLDAERRHRAGFIAAALDTLNGEERAVVARIPAVLRKLMGD, from the coding sequence ATGAGCGCGAGTGAGGATCCCGTCCGGGTGGCCGAGGAGCTGCGGTCCGCGATGGGCGACTTCGTCCGGCACGTCCGTGAGCACGACACGATGCCGCGCAGCCAGACGGCGGTGCTGGGACATCTCGACCGGGCCGGGGCGCTGTCCATCGCGGAGCTCGCCCGCCGCGAGCGGGTACGCCACCAGTCCATGACCCGGACCGTCGGCCTGCTGGCCGAGCAGGGCCTGGTCACGCTGGGCCCGGGCGAGGCCGACCGCCGGCAGGTCGTCGTCACCGTCACGCCCGAGGGGGTACGCCGCCTCGACGCCGAACGGCGGCACCGGGCCGGGTTCATCGCGGCGGCCCTGGACACGCTGAACGGCGAGGAGCGGGCCGTGGTGGCGCGCATCCCCGCCGTTCTGCGGAAGCTGATGGGTGACTAG
- a CDS encoding glycosyltransferase family 2 protein: protein MTGVSVVVPTLGRPSLTALLTALAAGTPAAMPVEYLVVDDRADADGELPIPPGIEVKVLTGRAAGPAAARNVGWQAASHEWVAFLDDDVLPDTDWLARLHADLGTAAAHVGGVQGNLRVPLPADRRPTDWERVTAGLADGAWITADMAYRRSALEATGGFDERLPRAFREDAELAHRVRAGGYELVKGARTVTHPVRPEDRWVSVRTQRGNADDALLRHLYGPGWRTALEVPPGRRPRHVAVTAAAALAGASAVTAALTRRRGWAVAAAAATALWAAGTAEFAAARIAPGPRDAREVGTMLLTSAVIPPVATVHWLRGWVRWRGSRPVEPQR from the coding sequence ATGACCGGCGTCTCCGTGGTGGTACCCACCCTCGGACGGCCGAGCCTGACCGCGCTGCTGACGGCCCTGGCCGCGGGCACGCCGGCGGCGATGCCGGTCGAGTACCTGGTCGTCGACGACCGGGCCGACGCCGACGGGGAACTGCCGATACCGCCCGGCATCGAGGTGAAGGTGCTCACCGGTCGCGCCGCCGGGCCGGCCGCCGCGCGCAACGTGGGCTGGCAGGCGGCGAGCCACGAGTGGGTGGCGTTCCTCGACGACGACGTGCTGCCGGACACCGACTGGCTCGCCCGGCTGCACGCCGACCTGGGCACCGCCGCCGCGCACGTCGGGGGAGTGCAGGGCAACCTGCGCGTGCCGCTGCCGGCCGACCGGCGCCCCACCGACTGGGAGCGGGTCACCGCCGGGCTCGCCGACGGCGCCTGGATCACCGCGGACATGGCGTACCGGCGCTCGGCGCTGGAGGCCACCGGCGGCTTCGACGAGCGCCTGCCCCGGGCGTTCCGGGAGGACGCCGAGCTCGCGCACCGGGTGCGCGCTGGGGGATACGAGCTGGTCAAGGGGGCGCGGACGGTCACCCACCCGGTGCGCCCCGAGGACCGGTGGGTCAGCGTACGGACCCAGCGCGGCAACGCCGACGACGCGCTGCTGCGGCACCTGTACGGCCCCGGCTGGCGTACCGCCCTGGAGGTTCCGCCGGGCCGGCGCCCCCGGCACGTGGCCGTGACCGCCGCGGCTGCTCTCGCCGGGGCGTCCGCCGTGACCGCCGCGCTCACCCGTCGCCGGGGCTGGGCCGTCGCCGCGGCCGCCGCCACGGCGCTGTGGGCCGCGGGGACCGCCGAGTTCGCGGCCGCCCGGATCGCGCCCGGGCCCCGCGACGCCCGCGAGGTCGGCACGATGCTGCTGACCAGCGCCGTCATCCCGCCCGTGGCCACCGTCCACTGGCTGCGCGGCTGGGTACGGTGGCGCGGGTCCCGCCCGGTGGAGCCGCAGCGGTGA
- a CDS encoding carbamoyltransferase family protein: MRVLGINAIFHDPAAALIVDGQVVAAAEEERFSRRKHGKRPVPFSAWELPDLSAAWCLEEAGLEPGDLDAVAYSFDPGMARDAADLGLNDPWDHLRVDYARRAPQFLAAALPGLDPEQVRFVPHHVAHAASAGLSVPEDSAVLVLDGRGEVASHLAGVYRDGQLTTLASQELPHSLGLLYEDLTRHLGFMHSSDEYKVMALASYGKPKYLDLFREWVHANEDGGFTVERIDWSALTKARTADGEMTEAHADLASSVQVRLEEVLLDLARWTYEASGGVKTLTMAGGTALNCVANARIAAEGPFDRVWVQPAAGDSGTALGAALSVARTGGPVAPFAGADLGRGWSDEELEAELKRAALPYTRPASIAAEAAKVLADNGIVAWYQGRSEYGPRALGHRSLLAHPGDQDTQTRMNNVKGREQFRPIAPMVRAERFADIFEGVYPSPYMLFVHKVKPEWKDRIPAVTHVDGTARVQTVHTETEPVVAEMLAEFERLTGLPVVVNTSLNTAGRPMVDTPREAMELFGSAPVDLLALGPFAVHRASAFGDGR; encoded by the coding sequence ATGCGAGTCCTGGGAATCAACGCGATCTTCCACGATCCGGCCGCTGCTCTGATCGTCGACGGTCAGGTTGTCGCCGCCGCGGAGGAGGAGCGCTTCAGCCGCCGCAAGCACGGCAAGCGGCCGGTGCCCTTCTCGGCCTGGGAACTTCCCGACCTCTCCGCCGCCTGGTGCCTCGAGGAGGCCGGCCTCGAGCCCGGCGACCTCGACGCCGTCGCCTACTCCTTCGACCCGGGGATGGCGCGCGACGCCGCGGACCTCGGGCTCAACGACCCGTGGGACCACCTGCGCGTCGACTACGCGCGCCGCGCGCCGCAGTTCCTCGCCGCCGCGCTGCCGGGGCTCGACCCCGAGCAGGTGCGCTTCGTGCCGCACCACGTCGCCCACGCCGCCTCCGCCGGGCTGTCGGTGCCCGAGGACAGCGCGGTGCTGGTGCTCGACGGCCGCGGCGAGGTCGCCAGCCACCTCGCCGGTGTGTACCGCGACGGGCAGCTGACCACCCTCGCGAGCCAGGAGCTGCCGCACTCGCTCGGGCTGCTGTACGAGGACCTGACCCGCCACCTGGGCTTCATGCACTCCTCGGACGAGTACAAGGTGATGGCGCTGGCCTCGTACGGCAAGCCGAAGTACCTCGACCTGTTCCGCGAGTGGGTGCACGCCAACGAGGACGGCGGCTTCACCGTGGAGCGCATCGACTGGTCCGCGCTGACCAAGGCCCGCACCGCCGACGGGGAGATGACCGAGGCGCACGCCGACCTCGCCTCCAGCGTCCAGGTGCGGCTCGAGGAGGTGCTGCTCGACCTGGCCCGGTGGACGTACGAGGCCTCGGGCGGCGTCAAGACGCTCACCATGGCCGGGGGCACCGCGCTGAACTGCGTGGCCAACGCGCGCATCGCCGCCGAGGGCCCGTTCGACCGCGTCTGGGTGCAGCCCGCCGCGGGCGACTCCGGCACCGCGCTCGGCGCCGCCCTCTCCGTCGCCCGCACCGGCGGGCCGGTCGCCCCGTTCGCCGGCGCCGACCTCGGCCGCGGCTGGAGCGACGAGGAGCTGGAGGCCGAGCTGAAGCGGGCGGCGCTGCCGTACACCCGGCCCGCCTCGATCGCCGCCGAGGCCGCCAAGGTGCTCGCGGACAACGGCATCGTCGCCTGGTACCAGGGCCGCAGCGAGTACGGCCCCCGCGCGCTGGGCCACCGCTCGCTGCTCGCGCACCCCGGCGACCAGGACACCCAGACCCGCATGAACAACGTGAAGGGCCGCGAGCAGTTCCGGCCGATCGCGCCGATGGTCCGGGCCGAACGCTTCGCCGACATCTTCGAGGGCGTCTACCCGAGCCCGTACATGCTGTTCGTGCACAAGGTGAAGCCGGAGTGGAAGGACCGCATCCCGGCGGTCACCCACGTCGACGGCACCGCCCGGGTGCAGACCGTGCACACCGAGACCGAGCCGGTCGTCGCCGAGATGCTGGCCGAGTTCGAGCGCCTCACCGGGCTGCCCGTCGTGGTCAACACCTCGCTGAACACCGCCGGACGGCCCATGGTGGACACCCCGCGCGAGGCGATGGAGCTGTTCGGCTCCGCACCGGTGGACCTGCTGGCCCTCGGACCCTTCGCCGTGCACCGCGCGTCGGCCTTCGGGGACGGTCGATGA
- a CDS encoding phage holin family protein: protein MTAPYPTGESRSEEVSETSVGELIGNISNDLSQLFRQEVELAKVELKQEASKAGKAGGMLGGAAFAGYLVVVLLSFALVAALSNVMDPGWAALIVAAIWAIIAGVLYANGRKKLKTVDPTPHRTVETLKEDAQWLKNPTG from the coding sequence ATGACCGCGCCGTACCCCACCGGCGAGAGCCGTTCCGAGGAGGTCTCCGAGACCTCGGTCGGCGAACTGATCGGCAACATCAGCAACGACCTGTCGCAGCTGTTCCGCCAGGAGGTGGAGCTCGCGAAGGTCGAGCTGAAGCAGGAGGCGTCGAAGGCGGGCAAGGCCGGCGGCATGCTCGGCGGCGCCGCCTTCGCCGGCTACCTCGTGGTCGTGCTGCTCAGCTTCGCGCTGGTGGCCGCCCTGAGCAACGTGATGGACCCGGGCTGGGCCGCGCTGATCGTCGCCGCCATCTGGGCGATCATCGCGGGCGTTCTCTACGCGAACGGCCGTAAGAAGCTCAAGACCGTCGACCCCACCCCGCACCGCACCGTCGAGACGCTCAAGGAGGACGCGCAATGGCTGAAGAACCCGACCGGCTGA
- a CDS encoding HAD-IIIA family hydrolase — MSRLYEAVLFDRDGTLIVDVPYNGDPALVQPMPGAREALDRLRAAGLRLGVVTNQSGLARGYFTAAQLDAVNARVEELLGPFDTWQICPHDDTAGCRCRKPAPGLIEDAAAALGTSPQRCVVVGDIGRDIVAAGAAGATGIIVPTEVTLAPEVAAAPAGADDLAAAVGLILERQALVTPVATRERAGTVLVVRSDSAGDMLITGPGIRAVAAGAERVVLLCGPRGRAAAELLPGVDEIIEARLPWIDPQPSPVDAAFVRDLTQRLAATGAEEAVIFTSFHQSALPLALLLRAAGVGRITAISDDYPGSLLDVRHRVPVGVPEAERARSVAAAAGFALPATDDGGLRVETGPVRAGHDYVVVHPGASVEARSCPPETMRAIVAALAADGHEVLVTGGPDERELATSVAGDAGTDAGLMSLRELAGLLAGASAVVVANTGPAHLAAAVGTPVVSLYAPTVPFGQWGPYRVPYVRLGDAAAPCRDTRATRCPVAGHPCLSTIAPADVLAALRLLGVRAQHPRTEEVAA; from the coding sequence GTGAGCCGGCTCTACGAGGCCGTCCTGTTCGACCGCGACGGCACGTTGATCGTCGACGTGCCGTACAACGGTGATCCCGCGCTGGTGCAGCCGATGCCCGGTGCCCGTGAGGCCCTCGACCGGCTGCGCGCCGCCGGGCTCAGGCTCGGCGTGGTCACCAACCAGTCCGGCCTCGCCCGCGGGTACTTCACCGCGGCCCAGCTCGACGCGGTCAACGCCCGGGTCGAGGAGCTGCTCGGGCCGTTCGACACCTGGCAGATCTGCCCGCACGACGACACCGCCGGCTGCCGCTGCCGCAAGCCCGCGCCCGGCCTGATCGAGGACGCCGCGGCCGCGCTCGGCACCAGCCCGCAGCGCTGCGTCGTCGTCGGCGACATCGGCCGCGACATCGTGGCCGCCGGGGCCGCCGGCGCCACCGGCATCATCGTGCCCACCGAGGTCACCCTCGCCCCGGAGGTCGCCGCCGCGCCCGCCGGCGCCGATGACCTCGCCGCCGCGGTCGGACTCATCCTCGAACGGCAGGCCCTGGTCACCCCCGTCGCCACCCGCGAGCGGGCCGGCACGGTGCTGGTGGTGCGCTCCGACTCGGCCGGCGACATGCTGATCACCGGGCCCGGCATCCGGGCGGTCGCCGCCGGCGCCGAGCGGGTCGTGCTGCTGTGCGGCCCCCGCGGCCGGGCCGCCGCCGAGCTGCTGCCCGGCGTCGACGAGATCATCGAGGCGCGGCTGCCCTGGATCGACCCGCAGCCGTCGCCCGTGGACGCCGCGTTCGTCCGCGACCTGACGCAGCGGCTGGCCGCGACCGGCGCCGAGGAAGCCGTGATCTTCACGTCCTTCCACCAGTCGGCGCTGCCGCTCGCCCTGCTGCTGCGCGCGGCCGGGGTCGGCCGGATCACCGCGATCAGCGACGACTACCCGGGCTCGCTGCTGGACGTGCGGCACCGCGTACCCGTCGGGGTGCCGGAGGCCGAGCGCGCGCGTTCGGTGGCCGCCGCCGCGGGCTTCGCCCTGCCCGCCACCGACGACGGCGGGCTGCGGGTCGAGACAGGACCCGTGCGCGCCGGCCATGACTACGTTGTCGTCCACCCCGGCGCGTCCGTGGAGGCCCGGTCCTGCCCGCCGGAGACGATGCGCGCGATCGTGGCCGCGCTCGCCGCCGACGGGCACGAGGTGCTGGTCACCGGCGGCCCGGACGAGCGGGAGCTGGCCACGTCCGTGGCCGGCGACGCGGGCACCGACGCGGGCCTGATGAGCCTGCGCGAGCTGGCGGGCCTGCTGGCCGGGGCGTCCGCCGTGGTGGTGGCCAACACCGGGCCCGCGCACCTGGCCGCCGCCGTGGGCACCCCGGTGGTCAGCCTCTACGCCCCGACCGTCCCCTTCGGCCAGTGGGGGCCGTACCGGGTGCCGTACGTGCGCTTGGGCGACGCCGCCGCGCCCTGCCGGGACACCCGCGCCACCCGCTGCCCCGTGGCCGGCCACCCGTGCCTGTCCACCATCGCGCCCGCCGACGTGCTCGCCGCCCTGCGGCTGCTGGGCGTACGGGCGCAGCACCCCCGAACGGAAGAGGTCGCCGCGTGA
- a CDS encoding glycosyltransferase family 2 protein, translated as MTIQLDPAGAAGAAMPRETEDITVVVATRNRRDRLRETLPRHAAPVILVDNGSDDGGPDEAPGVDIVRLGENRGAAGRNVGVERARTPYVAFADDDSYWEPGSLATAAKLLDAYPRTALISARVLVGADGQEDPISAAMAAAPLGVPADAPGASIRGFLACAVVVRRDAYLAAGGFHPMLHVYGEEALLAMDLAAAGHRLAYAPELTVRHLPLPSGRNPGARRRLEVRNRVLTAMLRRPPAVVRREMAAAWRADRGGLADAVKLLPRVLGQRRALPQDVERDLVTLGC; from the coding sequence ATGACGATCCAGCTGGACCCCGCCGGAGCCGCCGGGGCCGCGATGCCGCGCGAGACCGAGGACATCACCGTCGTGGTGGCAACCCGCAACCGGCGGGACCGGCTGCGCGAGACCCTGCCCCGGCACGCCGCCCCGGTGATCCTGGTCGACAACGGCTCCGACGACGGCGGGCCGGACGAGGCGCCCGGCGTCGACATCGTCCGGCTCGGCGAGAACCGGGGCGCGGCGGGACGCAACGTGGGGGTCGAGCGGGCGCGGACACCGTACGTGGCGTTCGCCGACGACGACTCGTACTGGGAACCCGGCTCGCTCGCGACGGCGGCGAAGCTGCTGGACGCGTACCCGCGGACCGCGCTGATCTCCGCCCGCGTGCTGGTCGGTGCCGACGGCCAGGAGGATCCGATCTCGGCGGCCATGGCGGCCGCGCCGCTCGGCGTCCCCGCCGACGCGCCCGGCGCGTCCATCAGGGGTTTCCTGGCCTGCGCCGTCGTGGTCCGGCGCGACGCCTACCTCGCGGCCGGCGGCTTTCATCCCATGCTGCACGTGTACGGCGAAGAGGCGCTGCTCGCGATGGATCTGGCCGCGGCGGGGCACCGGCTGGCGTACGCGCCCGAGCTGACCGTGCGGCACCTGCCGCTGCCCAGCGGCCGGAACCCGGGGGCCCGGCGTCGCCTCGAGGTGCGCAACCGCGTGCTGACCGCGATGCTGCGGCGCCCGCCGGCGGTCGTGCGCCGGGAGATGGCAGCGGCGTGGCGCGCGGACCGGGGCGGCCTGGCCGACGCGGTGAAACTGCTCCCGCGGGTCCTGGGGCAACGCCGGGCGCTGCCCCAGGACGTCGAACGGGATCTCGTCACGCTCGGCTGCTGA
- a CDS encoding YbhB/YbcL family Raf kinase inhibitor-like protein — MSYDPYALAFPAASFPLHSEDFAMNSPLPAQAYATGASTGESPQLSWGPLPDGTRSVVVTAFDADAPIPGGLWHWAVKDIPGTVPGLARGAASDLPPGAVHLPNDLGVAGYSGAKPPPGTGTHRMFVCVTALTVDRLDVPPGASLAMLNILLIPHTAGRAVLVGTSTPDHRE, encoded by the coding sequence ATGAGCTACGACCCGTACGCCCTGGCCTTCCCCGCGGCGTCGTTCCCGCTGCACAGCGAGGACTTCGCCATGAACAGCCCCCTGCCGGCGCAGGCGTACGCCACCGGCGCGTCCACGGGGGAGTCGCCGCAGCTCTCGTGGGGGCCGCTGCCCGACGGGACGCGCAGCGTGGTGGTGACCGCGTTCGACGCGGACGCGCCCATCCCCGGCGGGCTGTGGCACTGGGCCGTCAAGGACATCCCCGGCACCGTGCCCGGCCTGGCCCGCGGCGCGGCGTCGGACCTGCCGCCGGGTGCCGTGCACCTGCCGAACGACCTCGGCGTGGCCGGGTACTCCGGGGCGAAGCCGCCGCCGGGCACCGGCACGCACCGGATGTTCGTCTGCGTGACCGCGCTGACGGTCGACCGGCTCGACGTACCGCCCGGCGCGAGCCTCGCGATGCTCAACATCCTGCTGATCCCGCACACCGCCGGCCGTGCCGTCCTGGTCGGCACGAGCACGCCCGATCACCGAGAGTGA
- a CDS encoding TIGR03557 family F420-dependent LLM class oxidoreductase encodes MKFGYKLSAEGFGPKELIEQTVHAERAGFDFVEISDHYHPWLDVQGHSPFAWTVLGAIAAKTERIGLATGVTCPTVRYHPAIIAQAAATLQITSDNRFTLGIGAGERLNEHVVGQGFPSVRGRHERLREALEIIKLLWQGGYQSYEGKHLQLEDARVFDLPDQLPVIAVAAGGKSAATMAAELGDGLFATEPRSDLVETYRGAGGTGPRYAEVPMAWARTEEAGVQEALKTTRWAVTGWKVMSELPNPVNFDAASQTVREEDIREQFAVGPDAEPYVEAVKKYVEAGYDHIVLQNAGPDPEGFIDFFQKDLGDKLRAL; translated from the coding sequence ATGAAGTTCGGGTACAAGCTGTCCGCCGAGGGGTTCGGCCCCAAGGAACTGATCGAGCAGACCGTCCACGCCGAACGCGCCGGGTTCGACTTCGTGGAGATCAGCGACCACTACCACCCGTGGCTGGACGTGCAGGGCCATTCGCCGTTCGCGTGGACCGTGCTCGGCGCCATCGCCGCGAAGACCGAGCGGATCGGGCTCGCCACCGGCGTCACCTGCCCCACCGTGCGGTACCACCCCGCGATCATCGCGCAGGCCGCGGCGACGCTGCAGATCACCTCGGACAACCGCTTCACGCTGGGCATCGGGGCGGGGGAGCGGCTCAACGAGCACGTCGTCGGCCAGGGCTTCCCGAGCGTCCGCGGCCGCCACGAGCGGCTGCGCGAGGCGCTGGAGATCATCAAGCTGCTGTGGCAGGGCGGCTACCAGTCGTACGAGGGCAAGCACCTGCAGCTCGAGGACGCCCGGGTGTTCGACCTGCCGGACCAGCTGCCCGTCATCGCCGTGGCGGCCGGTGGGAAGAGCGCCGCGACGATGGCCGCCGAGCTGGGGGACGGCCTGTTCGCCACCGAGCCCCGCAGCGACCTCGTGGAGACGTACCGGGGCGCCGGCGGCACCGGTCCGCGCTACGCCGAGGTGCCGATGGCCTGGGCCCGGACCGAGGAGGCGGGCGTCCAGGAGGCGCTCAAGACCACCCGCTGGGCGGTCACCGGCTGGAAGGTCATGAGCGAGCTGCCCAACCCGGTGAACTTCGACGCCGCGTCGCAGACGGTGCGCGAGGAGGACATCCGCGAGCAGTTCGCGGTCGGCCCGGACGCCGAGCCGTACGTCGAGGCCGTCAAGAAGTACGTCGAGGCCGGCTATGACCACATCGTGCTGCAGAACGCCGGGCCCGACCCCGAGGGCTTCATCGACTTCTTCCAGAAGGACCTGGGCGACAAGCTCCGCGCCCTCTAG